The Lycium ferocissimum isolate CSIRO_LF1 chromosome 8, AGI_CSIRO_Lferr_CH_V1, whole genome shotgun sequence DNA segment aaaagaagaattaAGAAGAGGACTTCATATTCTCAGCTTTAGCGCAAAAGGTAAGTGTAGCCGATGTAGCCCCTAAACTTCTTTGGAGAGCTTGGCAAAGAACTAAAAGTCAAGTCTCTTAAAATAGAATTAATAATAGGGATGCCCTCAGTCAAGACTTCTAATGGAACCCGGCCTACAACTTATTCTCAGCACTAAAGGGATTACTCTCTTCCCCTCCAGAACCATCTAATCTCTATCCCTTATGATCTAGTCCTTGCACCTCCAACCAAATTGTATTTTCCCAAGTGGCTcatattaaaaaggaaagtaattGAAGGCAACAAGTGCTATCATAACTGCTGTTTGCAACCTAAATGatgcaagaaagaaaaacaataatagaAGTGTAAGGGCCTTCTCCTTTTCTAGGTAAGGTTTGCCACCTTTCAGAATTCACGAGTAAGAAGGTACAGAAAACAGCGCGAAATAATTATGCCTGAAATATATGGAAATCACCATTTCTGTTAACATTTAATGGTTGTGCAAAATAATCTACGTCATACAAGATATAAAACAGGTTAAGTCAAGCCACTAGTTTTTTGCATATCCTTTCATGAcacttgatttttcttgagaCGAATGTGCTATCTAGTTGTGCAGTGAAGATAGTCATAGACCCTTATCCTTAATGATGGGAAAAATGATCCATGGCGTTCAGATTTAACCTACTGCTTATCAGACATACGCAAGAATTTGTGGACATTGCTGCTAACTCAATGACAAACTAATTGATATCCTtaagttgtgaaagttgaaacCATCAAGTTAGAAAAAGAATTAGTCTGTATTACATACACATTCAATCAACTTGTTGTCAATCCAAACTTCTGGTTAGGAAGGATAAAATAACTAACTTCAAGAATATAGTTAAGCATGGCCATAGTGTTGCCAAAGGCTCGTTGAGGCAAGGTTAAGTCCTGAAGCTAGGTGAAGCCCATGTTACCAAATTGCCTAGGTGATGCTTTAGTGCAAACACCACGACACATGTTGCTCATCCACTGACTCTCTCTTTAAGAGGGAAGTACTAGCATATAAATATAGTTTGTAAAATCATACATTAATTGTCAGCCAAATGTTATAAATGAATTATTTAGTGACTAGGAATCAGAAATTAGAAATTCAGTATAAGAATACTAGTCACTAAACTTAAAATATAATCTTCACATCAGAATTAGAAATAGAAAATGGTTATTGAACTTTACTCCAAATAACTGTTATTTCAAAAGTTCAGCTTCACTATAGTTTTTTGAATTCTTTCGTCCAAATAATTGTTGTTTCTGTCTATAGTTATTTTACCTTAATTAGCGCCTTTCTTCACCAAAGGCAATCCTTTATCGAAACTTAAAATATAATCTTTACATCAGAATTAGAAATACAAATGGTTATTGAACTTTACTCCAAATAATcgttatttcaaaatttcagcTTCACTATAGTTTTTTGAATTCTTTCGTCCAAATAATTGTTGTTTCTGTCTATAGTTATTTTGCCTTAATTAGCGCCTTTCTTCACCAAAGGCAATCCTTTATTGAACTTTGAACTTAAGGCCCCTTCAGACCTTGACACTTTTCTGCTCTTTTTGTCTTTGACAACTCTTTTTAATCCATGTAATAGACATGTATTAGTAAACCTATTGTCAGGCATCACAACCAAGATATCCTGCTCCTCGGGAACACGTGATCATTCAAAAGCATCTCAATGaattaaaataagatatttCTTTCAACAGGTCATGCATTCAAGCAGAGAAATAGGATACTTATTTATCTTATAAACCAGGGGAAATCACTTCTGAGGGCAATGACAATAAACGGAGTGTTTAAATTTTCTCACCAACTGAAGGAAATCACGTTTAACTGCAGTAGATGGAATGTTTAACCTTTCTCCTCAGGAATTATAAGTTTCTCTAGAGAGAATGAGATTCATAGACAAGAAAGATCAGACAAAATCGCTAATCAAGAGGAAACACCAAAAAGGCAAACCACAGTGAAGTCTgtgaagaaagaatggagcacAAAAATACCTATAGCTCTGGACATTGCAAGAACTCCAAATACTCTAGCGCCATTCCAGTTTATGACTTTTCCTCCTTGTTCTTCAATTCTTAGAAGTTCATCTTCTCTATCAGGCTGTAAAAAACAAgaagtgttttcctttaaaccTGGTCAGTGAAATTAAATGTGATGGTAATGGATCTGTTCCTGATCcgaaacattaaagaaaattctaagaAACCATGGTAAAGAAAAATGTTTCATAGCTTCATTTTAATTTGCCAAAAGTATCCCAGGTAGCAATacttcaaaatcatataattaatGATACTAAAAGACCTTATGATTGACAGTTAGGCAATTGCATCAATCCCAGTAGATACAAGAAACTAATGGGACCAAAAGACCTTCTGATCGACGGTTAAGGCAATTGTATCAGTCCCCCTGCAAAGCACTGCCCTCGAGTCACCACAATTAGATGCTATAATCTGGCAACCAGATAGAATGGCCACCACAGCCGGAGATCCAACCATTTCCAGTGATGGTGCCTCAATGAAAATTTCATTATCTACTCTTTCAAAACTTCTAACAAATGCTGCTTCCCACTTTTTTTGCCAGTGGTGAACatcatttgtttcttggtccAATTCTTCTGCTACAACTTCATGCATCCTTTTCTCACAAAATTCCGCCACCTATGAAGTTTTAGAAAGGTTACAGATATCTCTTCAGCCTCTTAAACAAAGTGATATTTCAAGTACTTCAACCTTATAAATGGAAACAGAGGCATCTAAAATGTTCAACAAACAGCATACAGAAAGTCggaacccaaaaaataaaaaaactaaataGAATTTACTGCTGCATTAATTAAGTATTCTAGCTTCAGTATAAATGTGAGACAACATTTGTGTTTTCCGTCAGGATTTCACTAAAATCAAGTATAGTTAATCCTTGTACAAGATTTCAAAGTAATGCAATTCACTAAGGGAAGCAAGTGAAAAGTGGGAGCTGGTCTAAAAACAGATTTCTGGAATGAACAATGGTTAGGAGAAGACAAGCTGAGAGCTCTCTTCCCAGATCTATACATCATAAGCCTCCAAGAAAATGCCACTGTTTCACAGATGTGGAGTACTCACTGGTGGAATCTAATTTTCAGAAGAGCCTTAAATGATTGGGAGGTTGGTAGAGTAGCAAGTTTGCTCCAGGTACTGAACTCTTTCCAAGGTATTTCCAGTGGCCCTAACAAGCCAACTTGGAGTCTGCATAGCAAGGGAGTCTTCACTGTAAAGTCTGGCTACTGGAAGACGAACAATAACCAGTCACTGACTGTAATCTGGCCTTGGAAGTTAATTGGAAAGTAAAAATCCCTCAAAGTCTCTTGTTTTACATGGCTGGTGATCAAAAGAGCCTGTTTAACTCATGAAGTGTAACAAAGAAACGGAACACAGATCTGCTCAAGGTGTTTTATGTGTGATCAAGATGTAGAGGTCAATGGTCACTTATTCTTACATTGTAAAACAGTTGTAAATCTGTGGAACATGTTCTTGTGTATATTTGGGGTGAGTTGGGTAATACCGAAGACTACTTTTGAAATGCTTAGCAGCTAGAAAGGAATTGGCAGAAGAGGGGTTGAGGAGGATCGGCGGAAGACTGTCCCAGCATGCATTTGGTGGACattatggaaagaaagaaatgctaGATGTTTTGATGGGAAGAACAATAGCATGCAGAAGATCAAGATGAAATGTCTTAGGCTactttatttttggtgtaaccAAGATATGGTGGGGGAAGTAGAAGCTTTAGTTTATTTCATAGGTCAACTGTAaaggtttttagttttttttttttttttaagatatcATCTGCCCATTGTGGGTTGTAAATTCCCACCTGATGAGTTTTTTTGTGTGAATATAAAGATAAAATTTACCTCAAAAAAAACTAAGGGAAGCAAGTGAAGGCATGTTGTAGAGACAATGCCCAGCGGAAAACTTGAAAGCCAAAGCTTTATCATCGATCATCTATTGTGCATTATTCACCATAAAATATAGCAAAAAAGGAAAGCAAGTTGGAGCTTGAGCGTCAATTCTGAAATAAATTGTCTTCTGAAAGTCATCATACAATAGTATTTTCTAATTCTACAAGCTCCCAGATAATGCTTATATGCTCTCTATTTTTTAGCTTTCGACCTACCAAACCAGATGCTAGTGCAATCAAAGAAATGCATTGCTATTCTCCAACTAAACAACGCTACAAAGAAAATAGTAAATTCTAGTTATATAGATGGATCTATAACTACAATCAACATTTACCTGACGTTAActacttttttttaatgatCGAGAAATCGGTCTGTTTCTACTTAAGATCCTGCAACAGTTCTATTGCCTGAATCTTAAGCAGAAACAGAAGGATTTCAGCTAGTGTCCAGGAGATTGTCCAAGTGATGAGATAAATCTCCTTGGTCTGAATCAATCCattaaaagcattttttttttttttttttacaatcaCTTATTTGATCTGATTAGTCTGGGCTGTTTATTCATATTGTGTACCAGCTCTTAAAATCAATAAAACGTTCACTCGACATTATGTGCATTATCACCGCTCAACTACCACCACAGCACCACCAGGCACCAGTCTCCATCGCACAACCACCAACTCCAGCCTCTACTGCACAACCACCTATAATGCTATTCATCAGCACCAGCAAACACCACATAACCATCAGCATCAACCACCATCGTACAATCACAACTAGTCACACTGCAACCGTGGCCAGCAATTACAACCACACAACCAtcacttccttttttttatgacaagggaacctgTAGTTGCTACCCCTCGAGCACGCACAGAGTAAAGCTCGCTCCAGTGTAAAagcccgcaaaccacacaggagagatacATTGCACTAGATAAGGCCTTGTGCGACAAGCTCAATCGAGAAAACATGCAGtaggtttcgaacctgagaccccCATTTGGATACCCTGCTCAACCAACTCAGCCACCCTAGCGGGTGCCATCACTTCAACCACTACTGCTATTATTTCACCAACAACCATGACCACCAGTTACAACCGCACAACCATCCCTATTACCACTGCTGCTATTACTTCTTAGTTTTAAGAATGTGCTTCATCAAATTTAGAATGTTTCCAATATTTTATGGATATAATTATTTAATCTTTATATTTATTACTTTTAAATAAAGTCACTTATACATATTCTGATATTAAGAAAATAGTCTTAGCTatctaattttcaaatatagataaaatatcctaataattaaatatttattaagattcagatattttaatttaaaaaacggAGCATATTTACTACCCCAtctaaatttaaaagaaaaagaaataagaataaAATTGTCAAGATAAAATTTTCTGAGGAccaactagaaaaaaaaaatactagtaTAGTTTTCATGTTTGCCACACTAGCCCCATGGTCCCTAGCAATGGGTCCCAAGAAAAGCATCAACAGGGATGTATCAAATTCCTCCAATGAATTAACTAAATTATGGAAACAGCGCTATTGTCAAGGACACATGTACATTACATTACAAATCGACACgctttcttcaatttcttttcaTGTGGACCATACTTTGCTCATACGTGTCCTCTCTCTACTAATACAACTCAAGAGACACAACAGCCTACTTTCCGATATTGTTCAAAACATGACACAttcttctttaattattttttttaggacAGCGGGTTCACCAAGCTCTATAGCGTGGTGTCCGAAAAAACCCGGATCACAAATGATATACTGCATGCAGCTTTATCATacatttcttcttcaatttctaGGAATCCAAATATGATGATCTATTTAAAACTATAAAAACTTTTATTCCTACTAGTATTTATTTGGGGTAAATtagttttgtaaatttttataaattttacgaggtatattatttatttgtaagaaaatgaaaatactGTAACAGATAAGAGAGGGTCATTGTATTTACCTATATTCTATAGCACTGAAACAACGTATATTGCTATAGCACGACACTATTACTCTTATCTAACCTTCTTTTTTATTAAGATTATAAGTATTTAGAGTGTTtctgtatttttttcaaaatatataagtTTTACATAAAATTGCACATATCCGAATTTACCCGGAAAATTAAGTAAGTTAAACTTGTAAGTAAATGAAGAATAACAAAATAGTACTAAATGTGGTACAATACCTGAGATCCACCATGACCATCATAAACACCGAAGAAATGAACAGGAGAAACCTCACCGGAGGTTCTAGAACCAGGAGCCGTACAACCTCCAACATGATCACACGTGGATGACAGCAATCCAGGTACAACCTTAACAGCATCCTCCATCTCTTTCCTTCTCCCTATTACCGACGTAAATCCCCCCGTAACTCCCTTATTATTCCTACCAACACACTGTAACCTAGGCAGTACTGTTGCAGGTAAGATCTCTCCTGAACTAGTGGTGCTACTACTGGATGAGCTTGGAAGATCTTCGGTGCTGAAAATGGAGGAGAGTGTTGAGCTTGCAGAAGATAAGTCTAGGTAGGAAATTGAGTCGACGATGTTCACGCCTTCGTCGATTTGCTCCATTGCTATTATTTTCTCCATAAGGTATGTTAGCGTTGTGCAATTTGGTGAATAGAGAGAAAGAAACAGATGTAGAGATTGAAGAGGAGTGAGAAGAAGAAATACTCTCCGTGTCCTATTTTATGTGTCCAGttaaaaaaatttgagattCAAATTTTTAAACTTTGAAATACTttctccgtctcaaattattaattaattaattacttttaaaaCGTTAAATAActtaagataattattttttagcCACGACAGATAAATTGAGGTGGAGggaagtttttttatttttttaaatatatttgaaaactacataaaaaatattctCTTATCCTAATTTATTCacgcttttctttttaatctgtctaaaaaagaatattacatttttcatttagaataaatataattttatgtgataatttataattatataaatatctaaatcttattttggatcataaattttaaaagtcttttttttttaaaaaaattctatacATTATTAAAtgatatcatataaattgagacaaaaaaCTCCTACAAATCACAATAAAAGGCATATATAGAAATTTagatcaaataaaatttttattGACTCGCAAAATTTTAAGTGTATCGCGTAAATTGACACGGCAAAAATAGGGAATAGAGGAGAGACAAGCAAGCAAGGGACAGGTGGTGAGGGAGTAAAGTGGGGAAATTGATTGCTAGCTGTACTGATGTTGAGTTTTGCTTAAGGATGCAATGACAAGTGTCTTTGCGTGATCCGGTTGATGTTGTCCCAAGATTCTTCCTGCTCCCTTTTGACTAcgtttataaaaatgaaaaataaggctgatagttgaaaattttattttatggaaaagggccaaatatacccctgaatTATCGGAAAAGa contains these protein-coding regions:
- the LOC132068823 gene encoding protein phosphatase 2C 56-like, which codes for MEKIIAMEQIDEGVNIVDSISYLDLSSASSTLSSIFSTEDLPSSSSSSTTSSGEILPATVLPRLQCVGRNNKGVTGGFTSVIGRRKEMEDAVKVVPGLLSSTCDHVGGCTAPGSRTSGEVSPVHFFGVYDGHGGSQVAEFCEKRMHEVVAEELDQETNDVHHWQKKWEAAFVRSFERVDNEIFIEAPSLEMVGSPAVVAILSGCQIIASNCGDSRAVLCRGTDTIALTVDQKPDREDELLRIEEQGGKVINWNGARVFGVLAMSRAIGDRYLRPWIIPVPEITFTTRSDEDKCLILASDGLWDVMSNDEVGEVARRILRRRRRSMSDDETPAAQTVADSLTEISLGRNSTDNISIIVVDLKAKRKRRQNP